The following are encoded in a window of Roseimaritima ulvae genomic DNA:
- the nusB gene encoding transcription antitermination factor NusB, producing MATRRRAREIVLQLLYEADVNPGRERESSYAFLRSRMQGRKALTVFAEKLLLGTLEHRDAIDQQLTKLTTNWSLSRMPITDRNILRLGAYEILYGDTPGSVAITEAIALASRYGDKNSPRFINGVLDKVFKGQRAKPRPTS from the coding sequence ATGGCCACTCGGCGCCGCGCCCGCGAAATCGTCCTCCAACTACTCTACGAAGCCGACGTCAATCCCGGACGCGAACGAGAGTCTTCTTACGCCTTTTTGCGTTCCCGCATGCAGGGCCGCAAGGCACTGACCGTGTTTGCCGAAAAATTATTGCTGGGCACGCTGGAGCATCGCGATGCGATCGATCAGCAGCTGACCAAACTGACCACCAACTGGTCACTGTCGCGGATGCCGATCACCGACCGCAACATCTTGCGGCTGGGAGCCTATGAGATCCTGTACGGCGACACGCCCGGTTCGGTAGCGATTACCGAAGCGATCGCCTTGGCCAGCCGCTACGGCGACAAAAACAGCCCACGCTTTATCAACGGCGTGCTGGACAAGGTGTTCAAAGGCCAGCGGGCTAAACCTCGACCGACGTCGTAG
- a CDS encoding response regulator transcription factor encodes MKLKILIAEDDPHTRAALSELLRGEGHDVIAAGSGEDACRLFDQQRPDLACLDVMMPGRSGYDVCRHIRAAAAHTPILFITARAEEIDKVVGLELGADDYIVKPFGGKEVLARIRAVARRCLAPPQPPRSDEPEFADEDFWMHQLHVIPRQLRAQTGDQSIELTPRELQILQLLHARADEVVDRKLLFEIIWGATSMPASRTLDQTISQLRKRIEPDPKHPQIIQTVYGVGYRYCTAPS; translated from the coding sequence ATGAAACTAAAAATCCTGATCGCCGAAGACGACCCCCACACCCGGGCCGCGTTGTCCGAGCTGCTGCGTGGTGAGGGCCACGACGTGATCGCCGCCGGATCGGGCGAGGACGCTTGCCGGTTGTTTGATCAGCAACGTCCCGACCTGGCATGCTTGGACGTGATGATGCCCGGCCGCAGCGGGTACGACGTATGCCGCCACATCCGGGCCGCGGCCGCTCACACGCCGATCCTGTTCATCACCGCCCGAGCCGAAGAGATCGACAAAGTGGTGGGGCTGGAACTGGGCGCCGACGACTACATTGTCAAACCCTTTGGAGGGAAAGAAGTGCTGGCCCGCATCCGCGCGGTCGCTCGCCGTTGTCTCGCACCGCCCCAGCCGCCTCGCAGCGATGAACCCGAATTTGCGGACGAAGATTTTTGGATGCATCAGCTGCACGTCATCCCGCGACAACTGCGAGCCCAAACCGGTGACCAATCGATTGAGCTGACACCGCGTGAGTTGCAGATTCTGCAACTGCTGCACGCCCGAGCCGACGAAGTGGTGGATCGCAAACTGCTGTTCGAAATCATCTGGGGGGCTACCTCGATGCCGGCCAGTCGTACGCTGGATCAAACCATCAGCCAACTCCGCAAGCGGATCGAACCCGATCCCAAACACCCGCAAATCATCCAAACCGTCTACGGCGTCGGCTACCGCTACTGCACGGCGCCCTCGTAG
- a CDS encoding sensor histidine kinase, with the protein MPRSFAIALIVLVVAPLVLLGWLMSLTMRNQRIETRQRLTVILESRLQEMDQRISARLQQTQRQILQTLAESSERSGVDLVGHVEQQQPAVRRGLWLSRQNVLVYPSQPLSDQSESVALYAGLKRLVLDRRSPNSEENASAVSPPSDSPPAALAQAVVPQKSSAPAKTSAVGQARGGGKSASTADAYWQVWYFDQGLQLILWLPQSDGSTIGFLLERGRWLADLISVLPDTQDPLSSEDDRDAAGYTVLVDSSERVVYRWGLGTDERTPLAAEIPVSDPLSAWRLRYYSDLTTLATGPFQWGWIASLLGVGVLLLTLGGYIATGVSRQMRAARQRVSFAGQVSHELRTPLTNIRLYAELAEADISQLPASVQRDALQNRLQVIEGESQRLTRLVSGVLEWVSEPGRRRPLRLQPVCPDEVIDQAIEQFRPSFAAAELSIQHSAAANRTVPLDVDIIELILVNLLSNVEKYASQGESVEVRSEFRDGSLRIVVHDQGPGIPSRQHQHVFKPFARLDDSVSAPSGTGIGLSIARTAARRHGGELRLLPQREGACFELTIPVSSLS; encoded by the coding sequence ATGCCACGCTCCTTCGCCATCGCTCTGATTGTTCTGGTCGTCGCGCCCTTGGTGCTGCTGGGCTGGCTGATGTCGTTGACGATGCGTAACCAACGCATCGAGACGCGGCAGCGATTGACGGTCATCCTGGAATCGCGTCTGCAGGAAATGGACCAACGGATCTCCGCCAGACTGCAGCAAACGCAGCGGCAAATTCTACAAACGCTGGCCGAGTCATCCGAACGCAGCGGGGTCGATCTGGTGGGCCACGTGGAGCAACAGCAGCCGGCGGTTCGTCGTGGGCTGTGGCTGAGCCGTCAAAACGTGTTGGTCTATCCCTCCCAGCCGCTGTCCGATCAATCCGAATCAGTCGCCCTGTACGCCGGCTTAAAACGGCTGGTGCTCGACCGCCGCTCGCCAAACAGCGAAGAAAACGCGTCCGCGGTCAGTCCCCCATCCGACTCGCCGCCGGCCGCCCTCGCCCAAGCCGTTGTCCCTCAAAAATCCTCGGCCCCGGCGAAGACCTCTGCCGTGGGGCAAGCTCGCGGCGGCGGAAAGTCCGCGTCGACAGCCGACGCCTATTGGCAGGTGTGGTACTTCGACCAGGGTTTGCAGTTGATCCTGTGGTTGCCGCAGAGCGACGGTTCGACGATCGGCTTTCTGCTGGAACGAGGACGCTGGTTGGCCGACCTGATCAGCGTGTTGCCCGATACGCAGGACCCGCTATCGAGCGAGGACGATCGCGACGCGGCGGGTTATACCGTGCTGGTGGATTCATCCGAACGGGTCGTCTACCGCTGGGGTTTGGGCACCGACGAACGCACGCCGCTGGCGGCCGAGATCCCGGTTTCCGATCCCCTCTCGGCTTGGCGTCTGCGTTACTACAGCGACCTGACCACTCTGGCGACCGGCCCTTTCCAGTGGGGCTGGATCGCTTCGCTGTTGGGCGTCGGCGTGCTGCTGTTGACCCTCGGCGGTTACATTGCCACGGGGGTCTCACGTCAAATGCGCGCGGCGAGACAACGCGTCAGTTTTGCCGGCCAGGTCTCGCACGAATTGCGAACCCCGTTAACCAACATTCGGCTGTATGCGGAACTGGCCGAAGCCGATATCTCGCAGCTGCCGGCTAGCGTCCAGCGGGACGCGTTACAGAATCGTCTGCAGGTGATCGAAGGCGAAAGCCAACGCCTGACCCGACTCGTTTCCGGCGTGCTGGAATGGGTCAGCGAACCCGGCCGGCGGCGGCCCCTGCGTTTGCAGCCCGTCTGTCCGGACGAAGTGATCGACCAGGCAATCGAGCAGTTTCGTCCCAGTTTTGCCGCCGCCGAGCTGAGCATCCAACACTCGGCCGCGGCCAACCGGACCGTCCCGCTGGATGTGGACATCATCGAATTGATTCTGGTGAACCTGCTGAGCAACGTGGAAAAGTACGCCAGCCAGGGCGAGTCGGTGGAGGTTCGTTCGGAGTTCCGCGACGGCTCGCTACGGATCGTGGTCCACGACCAGGGCCCCGGTATCCCATCGCGGCAACATCAGCATGTGTTCAAACCCTTTGCACGTTTGGATGATTCCGTCAGCGCCCCGTCAGGAACCGGAATCGGCCTCTCGATCGCCCGCACGGCCGCCCGGCGACACGGCGGAGAGTTGCGTCTGTTGCCGCAGCGCGAGGGCGCCTGTTTTGAGTTAACCATTCCAGTTTCTTCGTTGTCTTGA
- a CDS encoding vWA domain-containing protein: MNANAPLAIATILSVVLSSAGTSATLAADAPAVQLKVGVANPTMLAETQAINHVRIALDGIQPTEQRLRAPVNVTLVIDRSGSMQGHKIEQAKQAAIAAVQRLNDQDIVSVVLYNAGVEVLVPSTKATDRATIIQKIQSIRAGGGTALFAGVSRGAAEVRKFLRDDSVNRVILLSDGHANVGPSSPGDLESLGRSLIKEGISVSTLGLGASYNEDLMSQLASAASGNHVFVEDADYLVEVFNREFDDLMSVIANSVEIRVDLGAGVRPVRVLNTHARIEGRRVQIPLAQLYAGQQRYFIVEVEVDAKAAKRPLPLADVTVAFNDLIRDRAAKLHDRVSVHFSTSPDEVSRATDWETKAFCSVQIITERNREATAMRDAGQVQQAKQLLEDNAKELRVLAVKCKDNNVLVVVPELVRNSDANTLQALNIEDDRNWSRSRKVMREYQNAVEQQQTYSAPNR, translated from the coding sequence TTGAACGCAAACGCCCCCTTGGCAATCGCCACCATCCTGTCAGTCGTGCTGAGCAGTGCCGGCACATCGGCCACCCTGGCCGCCGATGCCCCGGCGGTTCAGCTGAAAGTTGGGGTCGCCAACCCCACGATGCTGGCGGAAACGCAGGCTATTAATCACGTCCGCATCGCTCTGGATGGGATCCAGCCCACCGAGCAGCGCCTCCGAGCCCCGGTGAATGTCACGCTCGTGATCGATCGCAGTGGCTCGATGCAGGGGCACAAAATCGAACAGGCCAAGCAGGCGGCGATCGCGGCGGTGCAACGACTGAACGACCAGGACATCGTTTCGGTCGTGCTGTACAACGCCGGCGTGGAAGTGCTGGTGCCCAGCACCAAGGCCACCGACCGTGCAACCATTATCCAAAAAATTCAAAGCATTCGGGCCGGCGGCGGCACGGCGTTGTTCGCCGGTGTCAGCCGCGGGGCTGCCGAGGTGCGTAAATTTCTTCGCGACGATAGTGTCAACCGGGTGATTCTGTTATCCGATGGCCACGCCAACGTGGGCCCCTCATCACCCGGCGACCTGGAAAGCCTGGGACGCTCGTTGATCAAAGAGGGGATCAGCGTCAGCACCTTGGGGCTGGGCGCCAGCTATAACGAAGACCTGATGAGTCAACTGGCCTCGGCCGCTTCGGGCAACCATGTGTTTGTCGAAGACGCCGATTATCTGGTGGAAGTTTTCAATCGAGAATTTGATGACTTGATGAGTGTGATCGCCAACTCCGTGGAGATCCGCGTCGATTTGGGCGCCGGCGTGCGTCCGGTGCGAGTACTGAACACCCACGCGCGGATCGAAGGTCGTCGTGTGCAGATTCCCCTGGCTCAACTGTACGCCGGCCAACAACGTTACTTCATCGTCGAGGTGGAAGTGGATGCCAAGGCCGCCAAACGCCCCTTGCCGCTGGCCGACGTGACGGTGGCTTTTAATGATCTGATCCGCGACCGCGCCGCCAAGTTGCACGATCGGGTCAGCGTGCACTTCAGTACTTCGCCCGACGAGGTCAGCCGCGCCACGGACTGGGAAACCAAAGCCTTCTGCAGCGTGCAAATCATCACCGAACGCAATCGCGAGGCGACCGCCATGCGGGATGCTGGCCAGGTCCAGCAGGCCAAACAGCTACTGGAAGATAACGCAAAGGAATTGCGAGTCCTGGCGGTCAAATGCAAGGATAATAACGTGTTGGTCGTGGTGCCCGAGTTGGTACGCAACTCCGACGCCAATACCCTGCAAGCCCTCAACATCGAAGACGATCGCAACTGGTCACGCTCGCGCAAAGTGATGCGAGAATACCAGAACGCCGTTGAGCAACAACAAACCTATTCAGCTCCCAATCGCTAA
- a CDS encoding tetratricopeptide repeat protein, with amino-acid sequence MPSLFAASGGIRMTSDAHRKPTTPKLGPLEGGPWRPVQPDELLRRDPPSEPAEAAPPAVNLQRQQELERYLQPRPADVDAYRELAEIYRQLDRPLDARRTLQKGLEIHPDEPKLLWQFEEACLAQSLHQLREVTALTKRLGTPEAQRELDRSRTDWACRRVDVCRARLKRDPQNMQLRVVLAEALRDMGLFEAAIEAAEVVAGHDALAPTAFLIRGQCYQALGESMKALPLFRAAALRRATPAPPRLRIVALRAAMELAEQQGLMLSLQRYERFLKIAEAELQTAASTAPSSSAPNVESSELSSEGSQA; translated from the coding sequence ATGCCTTCCCTTTTCGCAGCCTCCGGCGGGATCCGTATGACGTCCGACGCCCACCGCAAACCGACCACCCCAAAATTGGGGCCGCTGGAAGGCGGTCCTTGGCGGCCGGTTCAGCCCGACGAACTGTTGCGTCGCGACCCGCCCAGTGAGCCCGCCGAAGCGGCACCGCCTGCCGTCAATCTGCAGCGGCAGCAAGAACTGGAACGCTACCTGCAACCGCGGCCGGCCGATGTGGACGCGTATCGGGAACTAGCGGAAATCTACCGCCAGCTGGACCGGCCGCTCGATGCGCGACGGACGTTGCAGAAGGGATTGGAAATCCATCCCGACGAACCGAAGTTGCTGTGGCAGTTTGAGGAAGCCTGTCTGGCGCAGTCTCTGCACCAACTCCGCGAAGTCACCGCGTTGACCAAACGTCTGGGCACGCCGGAAGCTCAACGCGAACTGGATCGCTCGCGAACCGATTGGGCTTGCCGCCGCGTGGACGTCTGCCGGGCCAGGCTGAAACGCGATCCGCAGAACATGCAATTGCGCGTCGTCCTGGCCGAAGCCTTGCGCGACATGGGGTTGTTTGAAGCGGCCATCGAAGCGGCCGAAGTCGTCGCCGGACACGATGCCTTGGCCCCCACCGCTTTCCTGATCCGTGGGCAATGCTACCAAGCCTTAGGAGAATCGATGAAGGCCTTGCCTTTGTTCCGTGCCGCGGCTCTCCGTCGCGCCACGCCAGCACCGCCACGGCTGCGGATCGTGGCGCTGCGAGCCGCAATGGAACTGGCCGAGCAACAGGGTTTGATGCTGTCGCTACAACGGTACGAGCGTTTTCTAAAAATTGCCGAAGCCGAACTGCAAACCGCCGCCTCCACAGCCCCGTCCTCTTCCGCCCCGAATGTTGAATCGTCCGAGCTGTCTTCGGAAGGAAGCCAAGCATGA
- a CDS encoding WXG100 family type VII secretion target, with protein MNQAIADPEELRRFAGHLRAYAEEMKQRNTALASHMNELEQTWRDDQQRKFAAEFEQQMRQLSRLLSATEQHVPYLLRKADQIETYLRG; from the coding sequence ATGAATCAAGCCATCGCCGATCCCGAAGAGCTGCGGCGTTTTGCCGGACATCTGCGAGCCTATGCCGAAGAGATGAAGCAGCGGAACACGGCGTTGGCTAGTCACATGAATGAACTGGAGCAGACCTGGCGCGACGACCAGCAACGCAAGTTCGCCGCCGAGTTTGAGCAACAGATGCGGCAACTCTCGCGGCTGCTGTCGGCCACCGAACAACACGTGCCCTACTTGCTTCGTAAGGCCGATCAGATCGAAACCTATTTACGTGGTTGA
- a CDS encoding FtsK/SpoIIIE domain-containing protein yields MTNTRPAPVGLLSPRRQQTLLQAMQHRCQNAQQQREQLQTRLQQAGKLLEQQLQSQRQQTLDRCRADRQTLLQAWDQADEQKVSHYENETLRLRQELNRLASKFRQARKEEHAVVFRKVQARCAAVQKQYETRKDQPAEQRQKEESQLATALAAVQTTMEEVHEVSARRLNGLPDVAPQPKEDWEASQESVSEAIETIELANRQIRETLRELYSGTPSKLVDTFWILPSWAAIFVVVWSIGALFLAQDNLLIALLAGLGVALVLFLSVLGILQIPLRRQTRAIYPRAEHLLAMAHRAVHRGKTIAAAKAKDFSADLLKTRDFHLQAAERWKREHLESIDQTIAAKEQAMRKGLEQKLAELEETFSKEISATDAQMHDKAEALAEAIRTTLANVDASAAARRQEQQQQDAIAIAEQEARFMTAIERGLRRFGQADQHVHQRFPAWQRDPECSSHPTLDYLPVGEFAIRQTLTQTLGEHAQSLDEHLQTANEGAPPKQTLPDALPLVLHRRLHAGIVIDCPSPLIETAVSLLQGMLWRALTGVTPGRCKLTLLDPLGRGQHFAGLIALADFDPALVGHRVWTSPAQIEARLTEMTQHNEDVLQSCLRDQYATIEDYNRVAGSLAEPYRVLAAVGLPAGVTQESASHLRALVDSARRCGNFLLLVNDPNQPWPAEMPDLNDPRLLRLKVQDDGSLVASDAFFEDLLLQPVTPPPAAIRTQWTEAIGTAALAAARIEIPLAQIFPESLAGQADSSSGLSIPIGSQGANRALSLALGEGVRQHVLIAGKTGSGKSTLLHTIITAGAKLYTPDELQFYLLDFKKGVEFQVYAEHPLPHARVIGIESEREFGRSVLQRLDAELQTRGEMFREAGVQEIGDYRRQTNHTLPRILLVVDEFQELFVRDDRIAGDCAMVLDRLVRQGRSFGIHIVLSSQSLAGAYSLPRATLGQMAVRIALQSSESDAALILGDDNPAARLINRPGEAIYNDASGLIEGNQPFQVAWLSASEQREILQQVAQRDAASVQSLDPPVVFAGNRPAVWTAALAEAALKEKPESGDLIRGLLGESVEIGPPTTLTLRPGSGRNVLTVAPPETTLPLVASLLSTLTVDGQRQHGQAPEIRVLDGARSVQEGLVPLADWLAASGVEVQPVKPRDCEAEILRLKETVDARLAADDGEQAPQRPIIVVISPLERFRELRQTDSYSFSLDDSGGGAPAALQALLRDGPQVSVHTILCCQSAETLTRWLPRSVHHDLELRLLGRMSGTDSANLIDTPEASDLTAATMLMYDDAEGRLTKFRICDQPAAADVAAWIQPRHDESA; encoded by the coding sequence ATGACCAATACCCGACCGGCCCCCGTCGGTCTGCTTTCCCCGCGACGGCAGCAAACGCTGTTGCAGGCGATGCAGCACCGCTGTCAAAACGCGCAGCAGCAACGCGAGCAATTGCAAACGCGTTTGCAACAGGCCGGCAAACTCTTGGAACAACAACTGCAGTCGCAGCGACAACAAACCCTGGACCGCTGCCGCGCCGACCGCCAGACCTTGTTACAAGCCTGGGACCAAGCCGACGAGCAGAAAGTTTCGCACTACGAAAACGAAACCTTGCGGCTGCGGCAGGAACTAAATCGCTTGGCCAGCAAGTTCCGGCAAGCTCGAAAAGAAGAACATGCGGTTGTGTTTCGCAAAGTCCAAGCCCGCTGCGCCGCGGTCCAGAAACAATACGAAACGCGCAAAGATCAGCCGGCCGAACAACGCCAGAAAGAAGAAAGTCAGTTGGCCACCGCGCTGGCTGCGGTGCAAACAACCATGGAGGAGGTTCATGAAGTTTCCGCGCGGCGGTTAAATGGGTTGCCCGACGTAGCGCCCCAACCTAAGGAAGACTGGGAAGCATCGCAGGAAAGCGTGTCGGAAGCCATCGAAACGATCGAATTGGCTAATCGCCAGATCCGCGAAACCTTGCGCGAGTTGTACAGCGGAACGCCTTCTAAACTGGTCGATACGTTTTGGATCCTGCCGTCCTGGGCCGCCATCTTTGTTGTGGTGTGGTCGATCGGGGCGCTGTTTCTAGCTCAAGATAATCTGCTGATCGCCCTGTTGGCTGGGCTGGGCGTGGCCTTGGTGTTGTTTCTCAGCGTGCTGGGAATTTTACAGATTCCCCTTCGTCGCCAAACCCGTGCGATCTATCCCCGAGCGGAACATCTGCTGGCGATGGCGCATCGCGCCGTCCACCGCGGCAAGACCATCGCCGCGGCCAAAGCCAAAGATTTTTCCGCTGACCTGCTGAAGACTCGCGACTTTCATCTGCAAGCCGCCGAGCGTTGGAAACGAGAACATCTGGAATCGATCGACCAAACCATCGCCGCCAAAGAGCAGGCGATGCGGAAAGGTCTGGAACAGAAACTGGCTGAATTGGAGGAGACGTTCAGCAAAGAAATCAGCGCCACGGACGCCCAGATGCACGATAAAGCCGAGGCGTTGGCCGAAGCGATCCGGACTACGCTGGCGAACGTGGATGCCTCCGCGGCCGCCCGCCGCCAAGAACAACAGCAACAAGACGCCATCGCCATCGCGGAACAGGAAGCCCGCTTTATGACCGCCATCGAGCGGGGGCTGAGACGCTTCGGGCAGGCCGACCAGCACGTCCACCAACGCTTCCCCGCTTGGCAGCGCGACCCGGAGTGTAGCTCTCATCCCACACTCGATTATCTGCCGGTGGGAGAGTTCGCCATTCGGCAAACGCTCACGCAGACACTTGGCGAACACGCGCAGAGTCTCGACGAACATCTGCAAACGGCGAACGAGGGGGCGCCGCCCAAGCAAACGCTACCCGACGCCCTGCCGCTGGTGCTGCATCGCCGCTTGCATGCGGGAATCGTCATTGATTGTCCCTCGCCGCTGATCGAAACCGCCGTCAGCTTGCTTCAAGGCATGCTGTGGCGAGCGTTGACCGGGGTCACACCCGGACGCTGCAAACTAACGTTGCTCGATCCTCTGGGACGCGGACAACATTTCGCCGGCTTGATCGCGTTGGCTGATTTCGACCCCGCTCTGGTGGGCCACCGCGTGTGGACATCGCCGGCACAGATTGAAGCCCGGCTGACGGAAATGACCCAGCACAACGAAGACGTGCTGCAGTCCTGCCTCCGCGACCAGTACGCCACCATCGAAGACTACAACCGTGTCGCCGGTTCGCTGGCCGAACCCTACCGAGTGTTGGCCGCGGTGGGGCTGCCCGCCGGGGTCACGCAGGAGTCGGCCAGCCACCTTCGTGCGCTGGTCGATAGCGCACGGCGGTGTGGCAATTTTCTGCTGTTGGTGAACGATCCCAATCAGCCCTGGCCCGCCGAAATGCCCGACTTGAACGATCCCCGCTTGCTGCGGTTAAAGGTCCAGGATGATGGAAGCTTGGTAGCGTCGGATGCGTTCTTCGAAGACCTGCTGTTGCAGCCGGTCACACCCCCGCCCGCGGCGATTCGCACCCAGTGGACCGAAGCGATCGGCACGGCCGCTCTGGCCGCCGCCCGGATCGAGATTCCCTTGGCACAGATCTTTCCAGAGTCGCTGGCCGGTCAAGCCGATTCGTCGAGCGGATTGTCGATCCCCATCGGCAGCCAGGGAGCGAACCGCGCGCTGTCCTTGGCTTTGGGCGAAGGCGTCCGTCAACATGTCCTGATCGCCGGGAAAACCGGTTCCGGTAAAAGTACGCTGCTGCACACCATCATTACCGCCGGAGCGAAACTGTACACGCCCGATGAGCTGCAGTTCTATCTGTTGGATTTTAAGAAAGGCGTCGAGTTCCAGGTCTACGCCGAACATCCCTTGCCGCATGCCCGGGTGATTGGGATTGAAAGTGAACGCGAATTCGGACGCAGTGTGTTGCAGCGATTGGATGCCGAGCTGCAAACGCGTGGGGAAATGTTTCGCGAAGCGGGCGTCCAGGAAATCGGAGACTATCGTCGCCAAACCAATCACACTCTGCCCCGAATTCTGCTGGTGGTCGACGAATTCCAAGAGTTGTTTGTCCGCGATGATCGCATCGCCGGCGACTGTGCGATGGTTCTCGATCGGTTGGTCCGACAGGGGCGTTCGTTTGGGATTCATATCGTGTTGAGCAGTCAGTCGTTGGCCGGGGCGTACTCCCTGCCGCGAGCGACGTTGGGACAGATGGCCGTCCGCATCGCGTTGCAATCGAGCGAATCGGATGCGGCCTTGATCTTGGGCGACGACAACCCGGCGGCACGGTTGATCAACCGTCCCGGCGAAGCGATTTACAACGATGCCAGCGGATTGATCGAAGGCAATCAGCCCTTCCAAGTCGCTTGGTTGTCGGCCAGCGAACAACGCGAGATCTTGCAGCAGGTCGCCCAGCGGGATGCCGCGTCGGTGCAATCGTTGGATCCGCCGGTGGTGTTTGCGGGCAACCGCCCGGCGGTCTGGACGGCCGCGCTGGCCGAAGCGGCGCTGAAAGAAAAGCCGGAATCCGGCGATCTGATCCGTGGCCTGTTGGGGGAATCGGTGGAAATTGGTCCGCCCACGACCTTGACTTTACGGCCCGGTTCGGGACGCAACGTGCTGACTGTGGCGCCGCCGGAAACAACCCTACCGTTGGTCGCTTCGCTATTGTCGACACTGACCGTCGATGGTCAGCGACAACATGGCCAAGCTCCAGAGATCCGAGTCCTGGACGGAGCCCGCTCGGTTCAGGAAGGCCTCGTGCCGTTGGCGGATTGGCTGGCGGCGTCTGGCGTGGAAGTGCAGCCGGTCAAACCTCGCGACTGCGAAGCCGAGATCCTGCGGTTGAAAGAAACCGTCGATGCTCGGCTGGCGGCCGATGATGGCGAACAGGCTCCGCAGCGGCCGATCATTGTGGTCATCAGCCCCTTGGAACGGTTCCGCGAACTGCGGCAAACCGACAGCTACAGTTTCTCCTTGGATGATTCCGGTGGCGGCGCCCCGGCGGCCCTGCAGGCTCTGCTGCGAGACGGCCCCCAAGTGTCGGTGCACACAATCCTGTGCTGCCAATCGGCCGAAACCCTGACCCGTTGGTTGCCGCGATCGGTGCACCACGATCTGGAATTGCGGCTGCTGGGACGGATGAGCGGCACCGATTCGGCCAACCTGATCGACACGCCGGAAGCCTCGGATTTGACGGCTGCTACAATGTTAATGTACGACGACGCGGAAGGCCGCTTAACAAAATTCCGGATTTGTGATCAGCCGGCCGCCGCCGACGTCGCCGCCTGGATCCAACCGCGACACGATGAATCTGCTTGA